CATACTTTCCCCACAGACGACGAGGCGCTGGTGAAGCAGCTCTGCGACAGGCGCACCGGCGTGGGCGCAGACGGTCTTATCCTGTTGCAGGACCACCCCGACTATGACTTCGAGATGGTCTATTACAACGCCGACGGCCGGGTAGGCTCGATGTGCGGCAACGGCGCGCGCTGCACCGTTCGCTTTGCGCGGCAGTTGGGGGTGATAGAGGACGTAGCCTGCTTCCTGGCCGCCGACGGCGAACACCAGGCCAGTGTGGAGCGTGACCTCATCCAGCTGAAGATGCACGACGTGAAGGCTGTGGAGCAGATAGGGGAGGACTACTTCCTGAACACTGGCTCGCCGCATTATGTGCGCTTCGTGGAGAATGTGCAGGACCTGGATGTGTATAAAGAAGGCCGCGCCATCCGCTACAACGAACGCTTTGCCGCCGTGGGCACGAACGTGAATTTTGTGGAGCGCATCTCGGACGATGAGATTTTTGTGCGCACCTACGAGCGCGGCGTGGAGGCCGAAACACTTTCCTGCGGCACAGGCGTGACCGCCGCCGCGCTGGTGGCGGGTTTGCAGGGCCTCCAAAGCCCGGTGAAGGTGAAGACCCTGGGCGGGGAGTTGGAAGTGGCCTTTCAGCAAACCGAAAGAGGTTTTATCTATATCTTCCTCATCGGGCCAGCCAAGCAGGTTTTCTCAGGCTCCGTGGCCTTGCCGCAAGCGCAACAGATATAATCAACCCTAAACTCCAGGCCTGCGTGTTTCTGAGTTCCGAAAATACCTATCTGAGAGCTTTGGAGCCAACGGACCTGGAGTTTCTGTATGCCCTCGAAAACGACACCTCCGTCTGGCACATCGGCAACACGCTCACGCCCTACTCCCGGGCCACGCTGGAGACTTACCTCGAAAACGCCACCCTCGATATATACACCGTCAAGCAGCTGCGCCTGGTTATATGCAACCGGGCGGATGAGGCCGTCGGCGCCATCGACCTTTTCGACCTCGACCCGCTGCACCAGCGGGCTGGCGTGGGGGTGGTGGTAACGGCTGCGCACCGGGGCCACGGACACGCCGGAGATGCGCTCCAACTGCTGCTCGGCTACTGCCAGGACACCCTGCAACTACACCAGGTGTACTGCACCGTCACGGCCACCAACCTCGCCAGCATCAACCTCTTCCAGAAAGCGGAGTTCGAGAAGGTGGGCATCCGGAGAGAGTGGCTGAAGACGCCCGATGGGTGGCAGGATGTGGTGGAGTTTCAGCGGGTGTTTTGATTGCTGGTCGTTGAATGGTTAAACTCTTGAGTAAGCCTCACATGCCAAAATAAACCCACCATGCAAGAATCCGATTTGCACGCGCAGAATAAAATCCTGTTTTTCAACAAGGACTATATCGCCGAATTTGTATATGGCGCAATAGACGGCACCATCACTACATTTGCGGTGGTGGCGGGGGCAGAGGGCGCCAGCCTGAGCACCTCGGTCGTCGTCATACTGGGGCTGGCAAACCTGATAGCCGACGGATTCTCCATGTCGGTAGGCAATTTCTTTTCCACCAAAGCCGAGCGGGACTCTTTTGAGAACCACAAGGCGGTGGAGTACTGGGAAGTGGAAAACATGCGCGAGCGTGAGGTGGAGGAAATCAGGGAGATATACGCCGCAAAAGGATTTAAGGGGGAGCTGCTGGAAAAAGTGGTGGAGGTCATCACCGCCGACAAGGATGTGTGGGTGGACACTATGATGAAGGAAGAACTGGAAATGACCAAAGACGACAAGACCCCCTTCAAAACTGCAGGCGTTACGTTTCTGAGTTTTCTCATTATCGGTTCCATCCCCTTGCTGACTTACCTTTTTGGGGAAGTGGAGGAGGGCTCGCTGTTTCTGTACTCAAGCATTCTGACCGGTATCGCCCTCGCCATCATAGGCGTGCTGAAGAGCAGGGTAACAGAGCAGAACATGGTCAGGGGGGTTGCAGAGACTGTTTTCCTGGGAGGGGTTGCCGCGCTGCTGGCCTATTTTGTCGGAGACATCCTCGAAAAAATCTTGCTGTAACGGACACTGCGCCGTTCATATATAGCGGCAGGGTATATATCCGAAATGTGTGTAGATGTATATATAAAAGATGCGTTCCGCGTTTTCGGCAGGCTGAATTTATCCCCGTGTGCTACGCCAGAAAACTATCCTGCCTCCTGATCGAACTTCTGCCACTCTGCCACTTGTTAAAGATTATGGCACGGCCGTCTGCGCGGCAGGCAAAGAAACAGGAAGGTTTATATACCCTGTCGGTAAATTTGGCAGATGCCCTATATGGCTGTTATTCTGGTACTGTTTTAGTGCAGTTCATCAGAAATGTCGGAAAAACAGCTTACTTTTGACGATATTGTGAACCAGGGATTTTTTCTAAAACAGATACATACAGATGTTTGATTTTTTCGGTAAAACCGTTGCGAAACTATTCGGAACCAAATCCGACAGAGATATAAAAGAGGTAATACCCTACGTATCCAAGATAAATGAAGAATACAGGAAGCTCCGCGACCTCTCAGACGATGCCCTTCGGCAGAAAACGGCGGAGATAAAGCGTACCCTGGATGAGCGCCTGAAGCCCACCGACGACAAGATTGCCGCCCTGCACCAGCGCATCGCCGACGAGCCGGAGCTGAACATCGTGCAGAAGGAAAGCATCTTCTCTGAGATTGATGAGTTGGAGAAGGAGCGCAACAAGGAACTCGAAGCCGTGCTGATGGAGGTGCTGCCCGCCGGTTTTGCCGTTGTGAAGGAAACCGCCCGCCGCTGGAAAGAGAACGGCCAGATGGTGGTGACGGCCACAGAACACGACCGCGCGCTGGCCGCCCGCAAGCCGAACGTGCAGTTAGACGGCGACAAGGCCATCTGGGCAAACAAATGGATGGCTGCCGGCAACGAGATTACCTGGGACATGCTGCACTACGACGTGCAGCTGATAGGTGGCGTGGTACTGCACCAGGGCAAAATTGCCGAAATGGCGACAGGGGAGGGTAAAACGCTGGTGGCCACGCTGCCAGCCTACCTCAATGCCCTGGCCAAGCGCGGCGTGCATGTGGTAACCGTAAACGATTACCTGGCCAAGCGTGACTCGGAGTGGATGGCCCCCCTGTTTGAGTTCCACGGCCTGACGATTGACTGCATCGACAAGCACCAGCCCAACTCCGAGGCGCGCCGCAACGCCTATCGCGCCGATATCACCTACGGCACCAACAACGAGTTCGGCTTCGACTACCTCCGCGACAACATGAGCCGGGAGCCGCAGGATTTGGTGCAGCGCAAGCACCATTACGCCATGGTCGATGAGGTGGACTCTGTTTTGATTGACGATGCCCGTACGCCGCTGATTATATCCGGCCCGGTGCCGCGCGGCGACGAGCACGAGTTCTACCAGCTGAAGCCGCGCATCGCGATGCTGGTGGAGGCGCAGCGCAAGGTAGTGTCCGGTTTCCTGACAGAGGCCAAGCGCCTGATAAAAGAGGGCAACACGCAGGAGGGCGGTCTGTCGCTGTTCCGTGCCTACCGGGGCCTGCCCAAGAGCAAACCGCTGATCAAGTTCCTGAGCGAGACCGGTAACCGCGCCATCATGCAGAAAACGGAGAACCACTTCCTGCAGGACAACTCCCGCCAGATGCCGGAGGCAGATGAGCCGCTTTACTTCACCATCGACGAGAAGCACAACCAGATTGAACTGACAGAAAAAGGAATTGACCTGATCACGGGTCAGGGCGAGGACCCCAATTTCTACATCATGCCAGACATCGGGATGGAGATCGCCAACATCGAGAACGACAAGTCGCTATCGCATGAGGAGCAACTGCACG
This window of the Pontibacter russatus genome carries:
- the dapF gene encoding diaminopimelate epimerase, which codes for MALTFYKYQGTGNDFVMVDNRKHTFPTDDEALVKQLCDRRTGVGADGLILLQDHPDYDFEMVYYNADGRVGSMCGNGARCTVRFARQLGVIEDVACFLAADGEHQASVERDLIQLKMHDVKAVEQIGEDYFLNTGSPHYVRFVENVQDLDVYKEGRAIRYNERFAAVGTNVNFVERISDDEIFVRTYERGVEAETLSCGTGVTAAALVAGLQGLQSPVKVKTLGGELEVAFQQTERGFIYIFLIGPAKQVFSGSVALPQAQQI
- a CDS encoding GNAT family N-acetyltransferase; the protein is MEPTDLEFLYALENDTSVWHIGNTLTPYSRATLETYLENATLDIYTVKQLRLVICNRADEAVGAIDLFDLDPLHQRAGVGVVVTAAHRGHGHAGDALQLLLGYCQDTLQLHQVYCTVTATNLASINLFQKAEFEKVGIRREWLKTPDGWQDVVEFQRVF
- a CDS encoding VIT1/CCC1 transporter family protein — encoded protein: MQESDLHAQNKILFFNKDYIAEFVYGAIDGTITTFAVVAGAEGASLSTSVVVILGLANLIADGFSMSVGNFFSTKAERDSFENHKAVEYWEVENMREREVEEIREIYAAKGFKGELLEKVVEVITADKDVWVDTMMKEELEMTKDDKTPFKTAGVTFLSFLIIGSIPLLTYLFGEVEEGSLFLYSSILTGIALAIIGVLKSRVTEQNMVRGVAETVFLGGVAALLAYFVGDILEKILL